Proteins co-encoded in one Anabas testudineus chromosome 8, fAnaTes1.2, whole genome shotgun sequence genomic window:
- the LOC113152663 gene encoding ATP-sensitive inward rectifier potassium channel 12-like has protein sequence MGTSRSNRYNIVSHILPEEKHQKFTSVELHNGHSSHHFKLHSACETETEDSRKKSQDSVAVSSTSGRGGMNNYNGKILTRGSNSIRSRFVKKNGQCNVVFTNMEEKSQRYLADIFTTCVDTSWRYLLLLFCTSFMASWFFFGIIFYGVSLAHGDFEEHPIVKSEGVTVGFHAHASGHTAGGQPQKMPCILHVQGFVGALLFSMETQTTIGYGWRCVTEECPVAVITVVIQSIVGCIIDSFMIGTIMAKMARPKKRNQTLVFSKNAVIALRDGKLCLMWRVGNLRRSHIVEAHVRAQLIRSYITAEGEFIPLEQMDLNVGYDEGTDRLFLVSPLVIVHEIDKDSPLYTLSRADLEADDFEIVVILEGMVEATAMTTQFRSSYLAREIFWGHRFEPVIYEDRDRYKVDYARFHKTYEVPSTPHHSAKELDEAASRPSSAVSPVSACRSRQDLIPRSLSAFCYENEVALSCGEEEVDIFDSSEIVGKERVEERTTSVSVDFQNMFQDTATMTSGSHNVMCVLDMDNNQMEFDILQTAIPLDPVTYKSEQEI, from the exons ATGGGAACAAGTAGGTCCAACAG GTACAACATTGTGTCACACATTTTACCAGAAGAGAAACATCAGAAGTTCACTAGCGTAGAACTCCACAACGGCCACAGTTCACACCACTTCAAACTGCACTCAGCctgtgaaacagagacagaagacagtcGGAAGAAGTCGCAAGACTCTGTTGCTGTGTCCAGCACAAGTGGACGAGGAGGGATGAACAACTACAATGGGAAGATTCTGACAAGAGGCTCCAACTCAATACGGAGCCGGTTTGTAAAGAAAAATGGACAGTGTAATGTTGTATTCACCAACATGGAAGAGAAGAGTCAGCGTTATCTCGCTGACATTTTCACCACCTGCGTTGACACCAGCTGGAGATACCTGCTGCTTCTATTCTGCACCAGCTTCATGGCTTCCTGGTTTTTCTTTGGCATTATCTTTTATGGTGTCTCCCTGGCACATGGGGACTTTGAGGAGCATCCCATAGTGAAAAGTGAAGGGGTTACAGTGGGGTTTCATGCACACGCCTCAGGGCACACAGCTGGAGGGCAGCCACAGAAGATGCCCTGCATTCTTCATGTCCAGGGATTTGTTGGGGCGCTCCTGTTTTCCATGGAGACCCAGACCACCATTGGTTATGGCTGGCGCTGTGTTACAGAGGAGTGCCCTGTTGCCGTCATAACAGTGGTGATCCAGTCCATTGTGGGCTGCATCATTGACTCTTTTATGATTGGCACCATCATGGCCAAGATGGCGCGTCCAAAGAAGAGGAACCAGACCCTCGTGTTCTCCAAAAATGCTGTCATTGCATTGCGTGATGGCAAGCTGTGTCTCATGTGGAGGGTGGGCAACCTGCGGAGGAGCCACATCGTGGAGGCTCATGTCCGTGCCCAACTCATACGATCATACATCACAGCTGAGGGGGAGTTCATCCCCTTGGAGCAGATGGACCTCAATGTGGGCTACGATGAGGGCACAGACAGGCTGTTCCTCGTCTCCCCGCTGGTCATAGTTCATGAGATTGATAAAGATAGCCCCTTATATACTTTAAGCCGAGCTGATCTGGAAGCAGATGACTTTGAGATTGTTGTGATCCTGGAGGGAATGGTGGAGGCCACGGCCATGACCACCCAGTTCCGCAGCTCCTACCTGGCCAGAGAGATCTTCTGGGGTCACAGGTTTGAACCTGTGATCTACGAGGACCGAGACCGGTACAAGGTGGACTACGCTCGCTTTCACAAGACCTATGAGGTCCCATCAACACCTCACCACAGCGCTAAAGAGCTAGACGAGGCCGCAAGCCGACCCTCTTCCGCTGTTTCCCCTGTGTCTGCATGTAGATCCAGACAAGACCTGATTCCGAGGTCACTGAGCGCCTTCTGTTACGAGAATGAGGTGGCATTGAGCTGTGGGGAGGAAGAGGTCGACATTTTTGACTCCTCTGAGATTGTAGGGAAGGAAAGGGTGGAGGAGAGGACGACTTCAGTCTCTGTAGACTTTCAGAATATGTTCCAGGACACAGCAACCATGACATCAGGCAGTCACAACGTCATGTGTGTTCTGGACATGGACAACAACCAGATggagtttgacattttgcagaCGGCCATCCCTCTTGATCCTGTGACCTATAAGAGTGAGCAAGAGATTTAA
- the kdelr3 gene encoding ER lumen protein-retaining receptor 3, whose product MNIFRLAGDLSHLVAIIILLLKIWRSKSCAGISGKSQVLFALVFTTRYLDLFTVFISAYNIVMKVVFLALSYATVYLIYMRFRNTYDSENDTFRVEFLLVPVIGLSFLENYSFTPLEILWTFSIFLEAVAIMPQLFMITKTGEAESITTHYLFFLGLYRALYIANWVWRYHTEGFFDQIAVVSGVVQTIFYCDFFYLYVTRVLRGQGKMSLPMPV is encoded by the exons atgaatatttttcGGTTGGCGGGCGACCTGTCACACCTGGTGGCTATCATCATCCTCTTGCTGAAGATCTGGAGGTCCAAGTCCTGCGCTG GCATCTCTGGGAAGTCTCAGGTGCTGTTTGCGCTGGTCTTCACCACCAGGTACCTTGACTTGTTCACAGTCTTCATTTCCGCCTACAATATCGTCATGAAG GTGGTGTTCCTCGCTCTGTCCTATGCTACCGTGTACCTGATCTACATGCGCTTCAGGAACACATATGACTCGGAGAACGACACGTTCCGCGTGGAGTTCCTGCTGGTGCCGGTCATCGGGTTGTCCTTCCTGGAGAACTACTCTTTTACCCCCCTGGAG ATCCTGTGGACCTTCTCCATCTTCCTAGAAGCAGTGGCCATAATGCCGCAGCTCTTCATGATCACCAAGACCGGTGAAGCAGAGTCCATCACCACCCACTACCTGTTCTTCCTCGGCCTCTACCGGGCCCTCTACATAGCCAACTGGGTGTGGCGCTACCACACAGAGGGTTTCTTCGACCAGATCGCGGTGGTGTCCGGCGTTGTGCAGACCATCTTCTACTGCGATTTCTTCTACCTTTATGTCACAAGGG tgcTTCGAGGACAAGGAAAGATGTCCCTGCCGATGCCCGTTTAA